The proteins below come from a single Roseiflexus sp. RS-1 genomic window:
- a CDS encoding IS110-like element ISRfsp2 family transposase: MASRESLFIGIDVSKQTLDVAFGADPHAPRETIPSTDEGVQLLVTRLQRLQPTLIVLEATGGLERMVFAQLLQAGVPTARVQPRRVRALAHAEGRQAKTDRLDARLLARFAERVRPPHHQATDEQRASLRDLLVRRAQVIPMRTAEINRLTAAAPNLRPGIQQHIDWLDQEIRALEQERDNEAERTDEVRRKRELRESVPGIGAITALNLLLRLPELGTINRTEAAAVVGVAPYANQSGAQHKPRHISGGRRDVRSVLYMATLAATRRRLVRRAFDQRLCQAGKPRKVAIVAAMRKLLTILGAILRQQKPWDPAVHTSAP, from the coding sequence ATGGCTTCCCGTGAGTCGCTCTTTATCGGCATTGATGTCTCCAAACAGACGCTGGATGTGGCGTTTGGCGCCGACCCGCACGCGCCACGCGAGACGATACCGTCTACCGACGAAGGTGTCCAGCTCCTGGTCACGCGACTCCAGCGCCTGCAGCCGACCCTGATTGTGCTGGAGGCGACCGGCGGGCTGGAGCGCATGGTGTTCGCCCAACTGCTCCAGGCTGGCGTGCCGACGGCGCGGGTGCAGCCACGCCGCGTGCGCGCCCTGGCGCACGCGGAAGGACGCCAGGCGAAGACCGACCGCCTGGATGCCCGGTTGCTCGCCCGCTTTGCCGAACGGGTGCGCCCGCCGCACCACCAAGCGACGGACGAGCAGCGCGCATCCTTGCGCGACCTGCTGGTCCGGCGGGCGCAGGTGATTCCGATGCGGACGGCTGAGATCAATCGGTTGACGGCTGCCGCGCCGAACCTCCGCCCGGGCATCCAGCAGCATATTGATTGGCTGGATCAGGAGATCCGTGCGCTTGAGCAGGAACGCGACAACGAGGCGGAGCGCACCGACGAGGTGCGCCGGAAACGGGAGCTGCGCGAAAGCGTGCCCGGCATCGGCGCGATCACCGCACTGAACCTGCTGCTCCGCCTGCCCGAACTGGGGACCATCAATCGCACGGAAGCGGCGGCCGTTGTGGGCGTTGCGCCGTATGCCAATCAGAGCGGCGCACAGCACAAACCCCGGCATATCTCCGGCGGCAGGAGGGATGTGCGCAGCGTGTTGTACATGGCGACCCTGGCGGCCACGCGGCGCCGTCTGGTCAGGCGCGCCTTCGATCAGCGCCTGTGTCAAGCTGGCAAGCCGCGCAAGGTCGCCATCGTCGCTGCGATGCGCAAGCTGCTGACTATTCTCGGCGCAATATTGCGTCAGCAAAAGCCCTGGGATCCGGCTGTGCATACGAGCGCCCCTTGA
- a CDS encoding DUF58 domain-containing protein, giving the protein MIVLFILAIVLRSELFFYLLYLIAGLHIAARWWVGRSASRLRIRRVAPEAAFPGDPVPVLVEVQNTGLLPLPWLALRETLPPALHSPPMVYEVMSPGAAERCEMRYTLFSRRRGYYQIGPLTAQTGDVLGIGERTVSEVPPAALTIYPNVLPLEDLGLPASLPFGTLPATHRLFTDPARPMGVRPYQPVDGVRRIDWKATARLGEPQVRRYQPAIAVETMIALAFSRAEYGGGFAYDTMERAVVAAASIAAHLIERRQSVGLCTTGFDAASHAPVGILPPGSGRAHLIQVLGLLGRLEVAKEGDLAVTLSRATVGLGWGSTVVMITGQRARDMLPHALALRQRGLNVALVIAEALTDDLALAHRHGVAAYDLGRDARPIQAVSTP; this is encoded by the coding sequence ATGATCGTTCTGTTCATTCTCGCTATCGTCCTGCGCAGCGAGTTGTTCTTCTATTTGCTCTATCTGATCGCGGGATTGCATATCGCCGCGCGCTGGTGGGTCGGGCGCAGCGCGTCCCGGTTGCGTATCCGGCGCGTGGCGCCGGAAGCGGCGTTTCCGGGCGATCCTGTGCCGGTTCTTGTCGAAGTGCAGAATACCGGTCTTCTGCCTCTTCCCTGGCTCGCCCTGCGCGAAACGCTGCCACCGGCGCTGCATTCACCGCCGATGGTGTACGAGGTGATGTCGCCTGGCGCCGCTGAACGTTGCGAGATGCGCTACACGCTTTTCAGCCGACGGCGGGGATACTATCAGATCGGTCCGCTGACGGCGCAGACCGGCGATGTGCTCGGGATCGGCGAACGCACCGTGAGCGAAGTGCCACCCGCAGCGCTGACAATCTATCCCAACGTGCTGCCGCTCGAAGACCTGGGATTGCCAGCGTCGCTCCCGTTCGGCACGCTGCCTGCAACACATCGACTGTTTACCGATCCCGCGCGTCCAATGGGCGTACGACCATATCAACCGGTCGATGGGGTGCGGCGGATCGATTGGAAGGCTACAGCGCGGCTCGGCGAACCGCAGGTGCGTCGCTATCAACCGGCGATTGCTGTCGAAACGATGATTGCGCTGGCGTTCTCGCGCGCCGAATACGGTGGCGGCTTTGCGTATGATACGATGGAACGCGCCGTGGTGGCTGCGGCGTCGATCGCTGCCCATCTGATCGAGCGGCGACAATCGGTTGGTCTGTGCACCACTGGCTTTGATGCCGCCAGTCACGCCCCCGTCGGCATTCTGCCGCCTGGATCGGGGCGAGCGCATCTCATTCAGGTCCTCGGTCTGCTGGGGCGACTCGAAGTGGCGAAAGAGGGCGATCTGGCAGTCACCCTCTCCCGTGCCACTGTCGGGTTGGGATGGGGGAGCACAGTGGTCATGATCACCGGACAGCGTGCGCGCGACATGCTGCCGCATGCGCTGGCGCTCCGGCAGCGCGGGTTGAATGTCGCACTGGTGATTGCCGAAGCGCTGACCGATGACCTTGCGCTGGCGCATCGACACGGGGTGGCGGCATACGATCTGGGGCGTGACGCGCGCCCCATACAGGCAGTGAGCACACCGTAA
- a CDS encoding tetratricopeptide repeat protein: MHVRRFPLYVGVVAIVAVIAFVVANAVQLFSDPLRDWIVQMYNADPLRFIVASILIFAFIAAGAIWIAYQQYRGQQPENADLSGFKEASTIRLLQLPENLSDDLKAREFIPATRQKEQRALTDMILTVPKQSALKAFLHAITFRRLFRPASVPVAVVTGIGGIGKTSLALFTSYDRRIRQAYPGGRFYFDAAGIYPEHASDTTAQVLFRFLVGAGIDNKQINQALGLPASEEDRARQFERLTAQKDDPDVTDFLQRLYVRSLIGKHRLIIIDNPPNTADLSAFEPPEGNALLVITRPEHPLYKLRRMPQLRLKPMDEPESQRIIKKEWPADQTISWNPDSPDGRSVCQRIHRLGSGIPLVVLVLSRMLKNEAEDGGSLEAAVRYLSQLEHDHAAGAWTFSAFLNRLLQLPYSAEPNRATVEEVFRLSYVRLTEDAQRMFRSLAIFSGLHFDERLAVTVGSGTDETFRQLLRSGLVERAPDSQRFYLYDPIALFARTLLHQSPDEPQEVVARYAAFFADLADQTEARFRAASDQAERQAIVSALATEAIHLRRCRDALLESTAEQAPVLLLRLSASVLGIIQHTPGDHDAPPGSSILVETLPTEQAPGLRLRLSISVPGIIQQTPGDRNAHNASLGSSDEWEPVATRALAQIIERLSAQDRALYAGLGIFPGSFDVADARPVLAPIVDTVDDEKLDNLRAMGILRQVEARRYEVRPSIVRAHAQDAFRQMPPDQQQAVGDAFARHYAQKAQQYSEESDVTAQTLFERDWAAISKGQAIALERAPDLDRELVIYANARFSYWYILYDDLLPWLEAGLAAAKRRGDDANKALLLALHRAIVAEHQQQWAEAAQWYRQALDMPGAAPATRARVCLGLGVVAERQQQWEEAAQWYRQALDMPGAAPDTRARACNGLGAVAVEQQQWAEAAQWYRQALDMPGATPDTRARACNGLGYVAAEQQQWAEAARWRRQALDMPGAAPDTRERACHGLGVVAERQQQWVEAAQWYQQALDMPGAASDTRATACHGLGNVAYAQKNVREARQHYSRAIELQPANAIAYRNRGLTWAAENPPDYERALADARRALELDSAYENARRDVERYEQALTAPDTRARACLEQGNVAERQQQWAEAAQWYQKAFDTSGAADTRADACIGLGDVAAAQQQWTKAAEWYAQALAIPDAAPATHAAACLGLGDVAYAQKNVREARQHFSRAIELWPAHAIAYRNRGLTWAAEVPPDYERALADARRALELSPAFDDARRDIERYEQALKQQQLNPAFLYEQALKRALEDARRDVVLNRTLEDARRDVERSEQASKRRNRNRPNRKRNQGR; the protein is encoded by the coding sequence ATGCACGTGCGACGGTTTCCGTTATATGTGGGAGTGGTTGCAATCGTTGCTGTCATCGCTTTCGTCGTTGCGAACGCAGTGCAACTGTTCAGCGATCCCCTTCGGGATTGGATTGTGCAGATGTACAATGCCGATCCGCTCCGCTTTATCGTCGCCAGCATCCTGATCTTCGCTTTTATTGCAGCGGGCGCGATCTGGATTGCCTACCAGCAATATCGCGGACAGCAGCCTGAGAATGCTGATCTATCCGGTTTCAAGGAAGCCTCTACCATCCGTCTTTTGCAGTTGCCTGAAAATCTCAGTGATGACCTGAAGGCTCGAGAGTTCATACCGGCGACCCGGCAGAAAGAGCAGCGGGCGCTGACAGACATGATCCTGACCGTGCCGAAACAGTCTGCGCTCAAGGCATTCCTCCATGCCATTACCTTCCGGCGGCTGTTTCGTCCGGCAAGCGTGCCAGTTGCGGTGGTGACCGGGATTGGCGGCATTGGGAAAACGTCGCTGGCACTGTTTACCAGTTATGACCGGCGGATCAGACAGGCTTACCCTGGCGGTCGTTTCTACTTTGACGCTGCGGGCATCTACCCTGAACATGCCAGTGACACAACAGCCCAGGTCTTGTTTCGCTTCCTTGTCGGCGCCGGGATTGACAACAAACAGATCAACCAGGCCCTTGGCCTGCCTGCCAGCGAAGAAGATCGAGCCAGGCAATTCGAGCGCCTGACGGCTCAAAAAGACGATCCTGATGTAACAGATTTCTTACAGAGGTTATACGTCCGGTCGCTGATCGGGAAACACCGACTGATCATTATTGACAATCCTCCTAATACGGCGGACTTAAGCGCATTTGAGCCACCAGAGGGCAATGCGCTGCTGGTCATTACCCGGCCCGAACACCCGCTTTATAAACTGCGGCGCATGCCTCAGCTTCGACTGAAACCGATGGACGAGCCGGAGTCACAGCGCATCATCAAGAAGGAGTGGCCAGCAGATCAGACGATTTCATGGAATCCTGACTCGCCCGATGGCAGATCTGTCTGTCAGCGCATTCATCGGCTTGGCAGCGGCATTCCCCTTGTGGTGCTGGTGCTCAGCCGGATGTTGAAGAATGAAGCCGAAGATGGCGGGAGTCTCGAAGCGGCTGTACGTTATCTTTCTCAACTGGAACATGACCACGCGGCCGGCGCATGGACATTCAGCGCGTTTCTCAACCGGCTGCTACAGCTGCCCTATAGTGCTGAACCCAACCGGGCAACGGTTGAAGAGGTCTTTCGCCTCAGCTATGTTCGGTTGACCGAGGATGCCCAACGAATGTTCCGGTCGCTGGCTATCTTTAGCGGCCTTCATTTCGACGAACGTCTGGCGGTCACCGTTGGGAGTGGAACTGACGAGACCTTCAGGCAACTCCTGCGGAGTGGTCTGGTGGAGCGGGCGCCTGATTCCCAACGCTTCTACCTGTACGACCCGATCGCATTATTCGCGCGCACGTTACTGCATCAATCGCCCGATGAGCCGCAAGAGGTCGTTGCGCGGTATGCCGCCTTCTTTGCCGACCTTGCCGATCAGACCGAAGCCCGTTTCCGCGCTGCGAGCGATCAGGCGGAGCGCCAGGCAATCGTCAGCGCGTTGGCGACAGAGGCGATCCACCTGCGTCGCTGCCGCGATGCGCTTCTCGAATCAACTGCTGAACAAGCGCCGGTCCTGCTCTTGCGCTTGAGCGCCTCTGTTCTTGGCATTATTCAGCACACTCCAGGTGATCACGACGCTCCCCCTGGCTCTTCTATCCTGGTAGAAACGCTCCCAACCGAACAAGCGCCGGGCCTGCGCTTGCGCTTGAGCATCTCTGTCCCTGGAATTATTCAGCAAACCCCAGGCGATCGTAACGCTCACAATGCTTCCCTCGGCTCCTCTGACGAATGGGAGCCTGTGGCCACGCGCGCCCTCGCGCAGATCATTGAGCGTCTGAGTGCGCAGGATCGGGCGCTGTATGCCGGACTCGGCATCTTTCCCGGCTCGTTCGATGTGGCGGATGCCCGTCCGGTCCTCGCGCCGATTGTGGACACGGTGGACGACGAGAAACTCGATAACCTTCGAGCAATGGGCATCCTGCGTCAGGTCGAGGCGCGTCGTTACGAGGTTCGTCCTTCAATTGTGCGCGCCCACGCGCAGGATGCCTTCCGCCAAATGCCGCCCGATCAGCAACAGGCGGTCGGTGACGCATTCGCCCGTCACTACGCGCAGAAGGCGCAGCAGTACAGCGAGGAATCAGACGTGACAGCACAGACGCTCTTCGAGCGCGATTGGGCGGCGATCAGCAAGGGCCAGGCGATAGCGCTGGAGAGGGCGCCGGATCTTGATCGTGAACTGGTTATCTATGCCAATGCACGTTTCTCATACTGGTATATCCTGTACGATGATCTTTTGCCATGGCTCGAAGCCGGGCTGGCCGCTGCGAAACGGCGCGGTGATGATGCAAACAAAGCGCTGCTGCTGGCGCTTCATCGCGCCATTGTCGCCGAGCACCAGCAGCAGTGGGCAGAGGCGGCGCAGTGGTATCGGCAGGCGCTCGATATGCCCGGCGCCGCGCCCGCGACCCGTGCGCGTGTCTGCCTCGGGCTGGGCGTTGTCGCCGAGCGGCAGCAGCAGTGGGAAGAGGCGGCGCAGTGGTATCGGCAGGCGCTCGATATGCCCGGCGCCGCGCCTGATACCCGCGCGCGTGCTTGCAACGGGCTGGGCGCTGTTGCCGTAGAACAGCAGCAGTGGGCGGAGGCGGCGCAGTGGTATCGGCAGGCGCTCGATATGCCCGGCGCCACGCCTGACACCCGCGCGCGTGCTTGCAACGGGCTGGGGTATGTCGCCGCAGAACAGCAGCAGTGGGCGGAGGCGGCGCGGTGGCGTCGGCAGGCGCTCGATATGCCCGGCGCCGCGCCTGATACCCGCGAGCGTGCCTGCCACGGGCTGGGTGTTGTCGCCGAGCGCCAGCAGCAGTGGGTGGAGGCGGCGCAGTGGTATCAGCAGGCGCTCGATATGCCCGGCGCCGCATCCGACACCCGCGCGACTGCCTGCCACGGGCTGGGCAATGTCGCCTATGCTCAGAAGAACGTTCGTGAGGCGCGACAGCACTACTCGCGCGCAATCGAGCTTCAGCCGGCAAACGCCATCGCCTACCGCAATCGCGGATTAACGTGGGCGGCCGAGAACCCTCCTGACTATGAGCGGGCGCTCGCGGATGCCCGGCGCGCGCTCGAGTTGGACTCCGCATATGAAAATGCGCGCAGGGATGTTGAGCGGTATGAGCAGGCTCTCACTGCGCCTGATACCCGTGCTCGTGCCTGTCTAGAGCAAGGCAATGTCGCCGAGCGCCAGCAGCAGTGGGCGGAGGCGGCGCAGTGGTATCAGAAAGCCTTCGACACGTCTGGCGCTGCCGATACCCGCGCTGATGCCTGCATCGGGCTGGGCGATGTCGCCGCAGCACAGCAGCAGTGGACGAAGGCAGCGGAGTGGTATGCGCAGGCGCTCGCCATTCCCGATGCCGCGCCCGCGACCCACGCTGCTGCCTGCCTCGGGCTGGGTGATGTCGCCTACGCTCAGAAGAACGTTCGTGAGGCGCGACAACACTTCTCGCGCGCAATAGAGCTTTGGCCGGCACACGCCATCGCCTACCGCAATCGCGGGTTAACGTGGGCAGCCGAGGTTCCCCCTGACTATGAGCGGGCGCTCGCGGATGCCCGGCGCGCGCTTGAATTGAGTCCCGCGTTTGACGATGCGCGCAGGGATATTGAGCGGTATGAGCAGGCTTTGAAGCAGCAGCAATTGAATCCGGCGTTTTTGTATGAGCAGGCATTGAAACGCGCCCTTGAAGATGCGCGCCGGGATGTTGTATTGAATCGCACCCTTGAAGATGCGCGCAGGGATGTTGAGCGGTCTGAGCAGGCTTCGAAGCGACGGAACCGAAATCGGCCTAATCGAAAGCGCAACCAGGGCCGATAG